One Acidobacteriota bacterium genomic window, CAGCCCTATCGCAGCGACCAGAGCCGCGGCGCCGGCGGCGTCGGCCAGGACTATTCCGGCGGCCACCTCGGCGAGGTCAACGTCGAGCTGACGCCGGCGGAAGACCGCCGCCTCACCAGCCCCGAGCTGGCTCGCCAATGGCGCGAACGAGCACCGGCGATTCCGGCGGCCGAGAGCCTGACCTTCAGCGCCGCCCTGTTCTCGGCCGGCGATGCGGTCAACGTCCAGATGTCGGGAGCCGATGGCGAACGTCTGCAAACGGTGGCCAGTCGTCTCAAGGAAGAGCTGCGCAACTATCCGGGAGTGCAGGACATCGCCGACTCCTACCGCGCCGGCAAGCAGGAGATCGAGCTCGACATCACCGCCGAAGGGGAGGCCGCCGGTCTCACCTTGAGCGACCTCGGGCGTCAGGTGCGCCAGGCCTTCTACGGCGAAGAGGCGCAGCGCCTGCAGCGCGGCCGCGAAGACGTTCGGGTGATGGTGCGCTTTCCGGCCCAGGAGCGCCGCTCCCTGGCCGATCTCGAGAGCATGTGGCTGCGCACGCCGGACGGCGGCACCATTCCCTTCACCACCGCCGCCCGCGCCTCCCTCTCCCGCGGTCCGTCATCGATCCGACGCATCGACCGCCGCCAGGTGGTCAATGTCACCGCCGACGTCGACCCGGACAAGGCCAACTCGGCCCAGATCATCGCCAGCCTCGAAGGCGAGGTGCTACCGCGATTGCTGCGCGACTATCCCGACGTGCGCTACACCTTCGAGGGTGAGCAGCAGGAGCAGCGCGACTCCTTCGGCGGCCTGATCCGCGGCTTCATCATCGCCATGTTCGCCATCTACGCCCTGCTGGCGGTGCCGTTCCGCTCCTATCTCCAGCCGCTGATCGTGATGGCGGTGATTCCCTTCGGCCTCATCGGCGCCGTCTTCGGGCACGTGCTGATGGGTATCAACCTCACCATCCTGTCCTTCTTCGGCATCGTCGCCCTCACCGGCGTGGTGGTGAACGACAGCCTGGTGATGGTCGACTGGATCAACCGCGCCCACCGCCAGGGGACTCCCCTGCGCCAGGCCATTCGGGAGGCCGGGGCGGCCCGCTTCCGACCCATCATCCTGACCTCCCTGACCACCTTCGTCGGGCTGCTTCCACTGTTGCTCGAAGAGAGCATGCAGGCCCAGTTCCTGATCCCGATGGCCACCTCGCTGGCCTTCGGCGTCCTCTTCGCCACCTTCATCACGCTGGTGCTGGTGCCGACCCTCTACCATGTCCTCGAAGATCTGGTGCGCGGCGCCCGGCCGGTGAAAGAAGAAGAGGGTGAGGAGACCCTAGCCACCGAGGGCGCCCTCGAGCCGATTCCGGCCGAAGGCTAGCCAGTCCTTGACGCTTCCTGACCGGCCGCCCCTGGCGGGGCGGCCGGAACCCTCGTAGGGTGCCTGGCGTTGCACCGAATCACCCCAGGAGATCGCGATGAGCCCGCCCAATCTCGGCCCCAGTAGCGTCGCGGTCGCCGCCTTCGAACCGGACGATCCCACCGCGGAGCTCGCCGGGGCGGTGCGCCAAGGTCTCGGCGACGAGCCCAAGTGGTTGCCATCGAAGTACTTCTACGACGCCTACGGCTCGCGCCTTTACGAGAAGATCACCGATCTGCCGGAGTACTACCCGTACCGCGCCGAGCGCGCTCTCCTCGAGCGCGAGAAGGAGGCCATCGTCGCTGCCGCCCGGCCGCAGGCCATCGTCGAGCTGGGCTCGGGCAGCGCCAGCAAGACCCGGCTGCTGCTCGACGCCGCCGTCCGGGCCGGCACTCTCGAAGGCTTCGGCGCCGTCGAGGTCAGCGAGACCGCCCTGCGGGCGTCCCTCGACGAGCTCCGGCGTCACTATCCGGACATCGACCTGCAGGGAGTTCTCGGCGATTTCAATCACTGGCCGGAGCTGCCCTTCGCCGGCCGCGACCGCCTGGTGCTGTTTCTGGGCTCGACGATCGGCAATTTCGAGGATGCGGAGATCGCCGACATCCTGGCGCGAGTCGGAGCCAGTCTCGGCCGGCGCGACACCTTCCTGGTCGGATTCGACCTGGTCAAGGATGTCGCCGTTTTGGAGGCTGCCTACAACGACTCCCAAGGCGTCACCGCGGCCTTCAATCGCAACCTCCTGCGGCGCCTCAACCGTGAGCTGGGCTGCGAGTTCCATCTCGACCGCTTTCGCCACCGGGCCTTCTACGACCGCAAGCGGCGCCGCATCGAAATGCACCTAGTGGCGACGGTCGAGCAGCGCGTCTCCCTCGGCCGCGCCGGTGGCGTCGCGCACTTCGCCGCCGGCGAGTCGATCCACACCGAGATCAGCCGCAAATTCACCGCCGACGAAGTGACCCGACTGGCCAGCGATGCCGGCCTCCATCTCGAGCGCTGGATCAGCGACCGGGAGGGCCGCTTCGGCCTCGCCTTCCTGACCCCCTCGACAGGAGCCGCCCGATGATCTCCGACCTCGCCCACAGCGCGCCCCTGACCGACCGCTTCCTCGCCGTTCGCCGGCAAACGGAAGACCTCGCCGCACCGCTGGCCACCGAGGACTACGTCGTCCAGTCGATGCCCGACGTCAGCCCCACCAAGTGGCACCTCGCCCACGTCACCTGGTTCTTCGAGACCTTCGTGCTGGTGCCCCAGGCCGTCGGCTACGAGGTCGTCGACCCGGACTACCAATTCCTTTTCAACTCCTACTACCTGGGCGCCGGCGAACGCCACTGCCGCGACCAGCGGGGCTACCTCAGCCGCCCGACGGTGGAGCAGGTCTACACCTACCGCCAGCGCGTCGACGAGGCCATGGCAGCCTTCCTCGATTCGCTCGCCGGGCGTCACGACTCAGAGGCCCAAGAGATCCACCGGGTGGTCGAGATCGGGCTGCATCACGAGCAGCAGCACCAGGAGCTCCTGC contains:
- the egtD gene encoding L-histidine N(alpha)-methyltransferase — encoded protein: MSPPNLGPSSVAVAAFEPDDPTAELAGAVRQGLGDEPKWLPSKYFYDAYGSRLYEKITDLPEYYPYRAERALLEREKEAIVAAARPQAIVELGSGSASKTRLLLDAAVRAGTLEGFGAVEVSETALRASLDELRRHYPDIDLQGVLGDFNHWPELPFAGRDRLVLFLGSTIGNFEDAEIADILARVGASLGRRDTFLVGFDLVKDVAVLEAAYNDSQGVTAAFNRNLLRRLNRELGCEFHLDRFRHRAFYDRKRRRIEMHLVATVEQRVSLGRAGGVAHFAAGESIHTEISRKFTADEVTRLASDAGLHLERWISDREGRFGLAFLTPSTGAAR